The proteins below are encoded in one region of Aspergillus nidulans FGSC A4 chromosome III:
- a CDS encoding uncharacterized protein (transcript_id=CADANIAT00005659) codes for MTEISSDCPAALHISAFVLQLTTSPSTSLPEELLTIDACIACVHILRPMKQLPTPPASRQSSEVPDTDLKQLHIDDPTPDLLESLDALLEKYLHLLDKHQRLQHVLASKLSSGFLSLAHANYTCPPGRRYGADYYDERMKASRRVILRPPSSADREDSTAELESPPPNGASSKGIFSIEFTPSNDEEEQPDTDEPSGTGEKAPEKALEQEPLKKAGDNNAADTTASPQDSSEASETKTEADADADADARSGLVRRRPRTLDPIKWFGILVPPSLRSAQKSFTEAVEGSLPELAGIVVEMQAAEKEITELRRRMGRE; via the exons ATGACGGAGATAAGTTCGGACTGTCCGGCCGCCCTCCACATTTCTGCCTTCGTTCTCCAACTCACCACGTCGCCGTCAACATCACTTCCCGAGGAATTGCTTACAATTGATGCGTGCATTGCATGCGTCCATATTCTTCGGCCAATGAAACAGCTTCCCACACCTCCTGCTTCTCGTCAGAGCTCAGAAGTTCCAGATACCGACCTCAAACAGCTTCACATAGACGACCCCACGCCAGATCTCTTGGAATCCCTCGACGCGCTTCTTGAAAAGTACCTTCACCTTCTTGATAAGCACCAGAGGCTGCAGCATGTCCTAGCTTCGAAGCTCTCCTCG GGGTTTCTTTCCCTTGCGCACGCGAATTATACCTGTCCGCCAGGTCGACGGTATGGCGCCGACTACTATGATGAACGGATGAAAGCTTCAAGAAGAGT GATATTACGACCTCCCTCGTCCGCAGACAGAGAAGACTCTACTGCTGAATTAGAGAGTCCACCGCCCAATGGCGCGTCTTCTAAGGGGATCTTTTCGATTGAATTCACACCAAgcaatgacgaggaagaacagcCTGACACAGATGAGCCGTCAGGAACGGGTGAGAAGGCGCCGGAGAAGGCGCTGGAGCAGGAGCCtctgaagaaagcaggagACAACAACGCTGCGGACACTACTGCATCTCCCCAAGATTCTTCGGAGGCTTCCGAGACGAAGACCGaagcagatgcagatgcagatgcagatgcgaGGTCCGGGCTTGTTAGACGGAGACCACGTACCTTAGACCCAATAAAGTGGTTTGGAATACTGGTTCCTCCATCACTTCGCAGTGCTCAGAAGTCTTTCACTGAAGCAGTTGAAGGCAGTCTGCCTGAACTAGCAGGTATCGTGGTCGAGATGCAggctgcagagaaggagattaCTGAGCTGCGGAGGAGAATGGGACGAGAATAA
- a CDS encoding uncharacterized protein (transcript_id=CADANIAT00005658), whose amino-acid sequence MDSTSKHGWSEPRPAERKGSVRRAREMLEVGKRPRIRAPQENAALPPGPRMSQQTAWPLLGDDGPGVNVVDSRDRGPNLGDSPGRLMAPRAPPPPRPPRQDPPSPSVYSERSVPDAVPSPLHLNNRNRAPSFSQPFVNQQHIHPALREPVPSTKEDPFRKSAASSLGSIPSIPDFPPPLPSQNNAASLAPTAPMRSGMNRRSSVSPIPEELPDSPTILNKPYTRLTASSWNSEQQESEVLGAYMDNNSEGALESPEHAEVSLVRQASVGTRGKPSLRTISKPSADGMVGGAGRTETPIGQTNDASLKEVAAGLSTRNSFSSGSFKESDIDPEKPPIVLENDTNAQHSYDNDMRSVEKETAALPQRTPTMSEMRPGARRPPRLNINAVREAEARGSLTSLSDLIKRATKLATNLEHGRTASRNDLLNVGGSRHPFGDPNRRSGSIKDILASFPNPAATPEGRSSWPVFWRRSTLQQLNSQEQGQDLSQEKGSTRTQRRRCCGMPLWAFITACVVLLLIIAAAVLIPIFLVVVPRENKGNDSSNTMCEKTNPCSNGGVSVSSGNVCSCVCVNGYTGSRCTTSGDASCVTTEITQNSTSRNATVGDDLPRLFRDSQSNFSIPLDAVTIMALFSQNNVSCTTENALVSFKGLSSNDNKRRALNADLLVADPEKLEPSSSTDEPTATIPVRREVATKNGILFEDSGTNESPAAAETSSASTSEATPAPTSAVTAEALDFSRISVLYILEKTGTLDAAMFSADVIKKHLEHSYSNSSDESFVINLVPSGIKGNITLDYGGFTITDFDGNTVGGS is encoded by the exons ATGGATTCAACTTCAAAGCACGGCTGGTCCGAGCCTAGGCCCGCGGAAAGGAAGGGATCTGTCCGCCGCGCCAGGGAAATGCTAGAAGTTGGTAAACGTCCCAGGATTCGAGCTCCCCAGGAAAACGCCGCCCTACCACCGGGCCCGCGTATGTCCCAGCAGACTGCTTGGCCGTTGCTGGGTGATGATGGTCCGGGGGTAAACGTCGTTGATTCAAGGGACCGGGGCCCAAACTTGGGTGATTCACCAGGAAGACTTATGGCGCCCAGagcacctccacctccacgccCACCTCGACAAGATCCGCCATCACCTTCTGTGTATTCGGAGAGAAGCGTTCCAGACGCTGTTCCTAGCCCTTTGCATCTCAACAATCGTAATCGCGCCCCATCATTCTCTCAGCCGTTTGTTAACCAACAACACATCCACCCCGCACTGCGAGAGCCTGTGCCTTCTACCAAAGAAGACCCGTTTAGGAAGTCTGCAGCGTCATCCCTGGGCTCTATCCCCTCTATCCCCGACTTTCCACCGCCGCTCCCTTCCCAGAACAATGCAGCCAGTCTCGCTCCTACTGCTCCTATGCGTTCAGGTATGAACCGCAGATCCTCCGTCTCGCCGATACCCGAAGAGTTGCCCGATAGCCCGACCATACTGAATAAGCCATACACCAGACTCACCGCATCTAGTTGGAACTCTGAACAGCAGGAATCTGAAGTATTAGGTGCATATATGGACAACAATTCTGAAGGTGCGCTTGAGTCGCCCGAACATGCTGAAGTATCTTTGGTTCGACAAGCTAGTGTCGGAACTCGAGGGAAGCCTTCCTTGCGCACGATCAGTAAACCCAGTGCCGACGGCATGGTTGGGGGAGCTGGCAGAACAGAAACGCCGATAGGGCAGACCAATGATGCCAGTCTCAAGGAGGTTGCAGCTGGCCTGTCTACACGAAACTCTTTCAGCTCAGGTTCATTTAAAGAGTCAGATATTGACCCCGAAAAACCGCCAATTGTGCTTGAAAATGATACAAATGCACAGCATTCGTATGATAACGACATGAGGTCCGTTGAAAAGGAGACAGCAGCATTACCTCAAAGGACTCCGACTATGAGCGAGATGAGGCCAGGGGCCCGCAGGCCGCCTCGCTTGAACATAAACGCGGTGcgggaagctgaagctcgcgGTAGTCTCACAAGTCTATCGGACTTGATCAAGCGTGCGACAAAACTTGCAACCAATCTTGAGCATGGGCGGACTGCAAGCAGGAATGACCTTTTAAACGTTGGGGGTTCCAGGCATCCATTCG GAGATCCGAATCGCAGGTCCGGCTCAATTAAGGACATCTTGGCCTCGTTTCCTAACCCTGCTGCGACACCAGAGGGTCGTTCTTCCTGGCCCGTTTTCTGGAGGAGGTCCACACTTCAGCAATTAAATTCGCAGGAACAAGGACAGGACTTGAGTCAGGAGAAAGGCAGCACTCGAACTCAGCGGCGCCGATGCTGCGGAATGCCTCTGTGGGCATTCATCACAGCTTGCGTAGTCCTGcttctcatcatcgctgccgCTGTTCTAATACCGATCTTTCTGGTTGTAGTACCCCGGGAAAACAAGGGtaacgacagcagcaacacgATGTGTGAGAAGACTAACCCGTGTTCAAATGGTGGTGTTAGTGTATCAAGTGGCAATGTCTGCTCCTGTGTTTGTGTAAATGGATACACTGGCTCGCGGTGTACGACATCCGGCGATGCAAGCTGTGTGACTACCGAAATTACTCAGAACTCAACGTCGAGGAATGCCACCGTTGGGGACGATCTGCCACGCTTATTTCGGGATTCCCAGAGTAACTTTAGTATCCCACTGGATGCCGTTACTATTATGGCGCTCTTCAGTCAGAACAATGTCTCTTGCACAACAGAAAACGCGCTTGTGTCATTCAAAGGCTTGTCCTCAAATGATAACAAGCGCCGCGCACTCAACGCGGATCTATTGGTGGCTGATCCTGAAAAGCTAgagccatcttcttccacggaTGAGCCTACCGCCACTATCCCCGTTCGCAGGGAAGTTGCTACGAAGAACGGCATTTTGTTCGAGGACTCAGGAACAAACGAAAGCCCTGCAGCGGCAGAGACTAGTTCTGCTTCGACGAGCGAAGCGACGCCAGCTCCCACTTCGGCCGTCACCGCCGAAGCGCTCGATTTCTCTCGGATCTCCGTTCTCTACATCCTCGAGAAGACCGGCACGCTAGATGCGGCCATGTTCTCTGCGGATGTTATCAAGAAACACTTGGAACATTcttactccaactcctctGACGAGAGTTTTGTAATTAACCTTGTTCCTTCTGGGATAAAGGGCAACATCACTCTGGACTATGGAGGGTTCACCATCACTGATTTCGACGGTAATACGGTTGGGGGGTCCTAA
- a CDS encoding uncharacterized protein (transcript_id=CADANIAT00005657), with protein MLRQRTRVARISGAAGPSLRPQLPSLGACQPCRRPFTQKPPLLILSPQRSRPQLTFLSPSPISRALPPLSVHLQQHFARLVSTESRGHFKKRASRVLRLSLSLGAILVLYEIIKIGVYQEELEHKWPTPPEWTWKSRWCLRSALAWQHPEEIGKLMSDWPMVAGYCKELISRLEDLNGEGKGLVELDEGGIFIDGVGKAGFDITAKSEPWRRGYFQALLGAAKAAENLEGWLTDRKQRVSASAEYFVGPSNPRPKPVPLGQTPPREEDSEPASPSPEVFYMKILTTRGFNTGQKIDAALAYADWLDYKGLQSTAADMYKWAIDIAASGASMDATKVVDLKTGVINSDSQTLPSENILRVSTALGVHHARHGNLPMALSIFTSVLKARRAISPPPPGTIVPISSSIPKPTNDIFVSFFNTLKTVFIPVQYPPPPPTGNDTPFRTPSSPCDEAGLMTYIGEILYATHSKETGLAWTRDAVDLAESTLPETDPSSRNNRCIDCLRVSLENWKTMVSQFLENAQKDEEETITKAKNGSSWFGPSKRQIEAKTLVRKRWEAEQFILQARIKKLLPVIEDDSAIQGVVPGVGLF; from the coding sequence ATGCTGCGTCAACGTACTCGAGTCGCTCGAATATCGGGGGCCGCAGGCCCCTCACTGCGACCCCAACTTCCTTCCCTCGGCGCTTGTCAGCCATGTCGCCGCCCGTTCACTCAGAAGCCACCACTTCTAATCCTTTCCCCGCAGCGAAGTCGACCGCAATTAaccttcctctctccctcgCCCATCAGTCGTGCTCTCCCCCCGCTATCtgtccatctccagcaacaTTTTGCAAGACTTGTCTCCACCGAAAGCCGCGGCCACTTCAAAAAGCGCGCGTCCCGCGTGCTGCGTCTTAGTCTGTCACTCGGCGCCATTCTTGTCCTTTATGAGATTATCAAAATTGGGGTGTATCAGGAGGAACTCGAGCACAAATGGCCGACGCCGCCGGAATGGACGTGGAAGAGCCGGTGGTGCTTGCGGTCCGCCTTGGCCTGGCAGCACCCCGAGGAAATTGGGAAGCTGATGAGTGATTGGCCGATGGTTGCGGGTTACTGTAAAGAGCTGATATCGCGGTTGGAGGATCTAAATGGTGAAGGGAAGGGACTTGTTGAGCTAGATGAGGGCGGGATCTTTATTGACGGAGTCGGAAAGGCCGGCTTTGATATCACGGCAAAGAGTGAGCCGTGGAGACGGGGGTACTTTCAGGCTCTTTTGGGGGCTGcaaaagcagcagagaaCCTTGAGGGTTGGCTGACTGATCGGAAACAACGCGTTTCAGCATCGGCAGAGTATTTTGTTGGCCCATCGAATCCCCGTCCGAAGCCTGTACCCCTTGGTCAGACCCCACCGCGTGAGGAGGACTCTGAGCCGGCATCTCCTAGTCCTGAGGTTTTCTACATGAAGATCCTGACGACCCGCGGCTTTAACACAGGCCAGAAAATTGATGCCGCACTCGCATACGCCGACTGGCTGGACTACAAGGGTTTGCAAAGCACTGCGGCGGATATGTACAAATGGGCAATAGATATCGCCGCGTCAGGGGCTTCCATGGATGCCACGAAGGTGGTAGATCTGAAGACAGGCGTCATCAATAGCGACAGCCAAACTCTGCCGTCTGAAAACATCCTCCGGGTCTCAACCGCTCTCGGAGTCCACCACGCCCGACACGGAAACCTCCCAATGGCCCTCTCAATTTTCACCTCTGTCCTCAAAGCCCGCCGTGCCATctctccacctcctcccggCACCATCGTTCctatatcttcttccatccctAAGCCAACGAATGACATCTTcgtttccttcttcaacacccTGAAAACCGTCTTTATTCCCGTCCAGTACCCCCCACCGCCCCCCACCGGAAACGACACCCCTTTCCGCACaccatcttctccctgcGACGAAGCAGGCCTGATGACCTATATCGGCGAAATCCTCTACGCAACTCACTCCAAAGAAACTGGCCTGGCCTGGACGCGCGACGCAGTCGACCTTGCTGAATCGACGCTTCCGGAAACAGACCCATCCTCGCGGAACAACCGCTGCATCGACTGTCTCCGCGTCAGCCTCGAGAACTGGAAGACAATGGTGTCGCAGTTCCTCGAGAATGCTCaaaaggacgaagaagagacgATCACCAAGGCGAAGAACGGATCTTCCTGGTTCGGCCCCTCGAAGAGACAGATCGAAGCAAAGACGctggtgaggaagaggtgggAGGCTGAGCAGTTTATTCTGCAGGCACGCATTAAGAAACTCCTACCGGTTATCGAGGACGACTCTGCGATTCAGGGTGTAGTGCCTGGTGTGGGGTTGTTCTAG
- a CDS encoding LYR motif-containing protein (transcript_id=CADANIAT00005660), translating into MMSVSTLARDTAFQARSLFRSLLRQSSQFSNYNFREYALRRTKDAFREHQHESEERKIQELIQEGLQSLRMMKRQTVISQFYQLDKLVVEGQKTGKETGQEGGIVRQKDTGWD; encoded by the exons ATGATGTCTGTTTCTACGCTTGCGCGGGATACTGCCTTCCAGGCGCGGTCTCTG TTTCGctctctgcttcgtcagTCTTCTCAGTTCTCAAACTACAATTTTCGCGAATACGCCCTTCGGAGAACCAAGGATGCTTTTCGGGAACATCAGCATGAGAGCGAGGAACGGAAGATACAGGAGTTAATCCAGGAAGGCTTGCAAAGTTTGAGAATGATGAAG AGGCAAACCGTTATAAGCCAGTTTTACCAACTGGATAAATTGGTCGTAGAGGGTCAGAAGACG GGGAAGGAAACTGGACAAGAAGGCGGCATTGTCCGTCAGAAGGACACCGG TTGGGACTGA
- the sC gene encoding sulfate adenylyltransferase (transcript_id=CADANIAT00005656) — translation MANTPHGGVLKDLIARDAPRHDQLEAEAATLPSIVLTERQLCDLELIMNGGFSPLEGFMNQKDYDGVVAESRLADGNLFSMPITLDASKAVIEQAGLKPGSRVTLRDFRDDRNLAILTIDDIYRPDKEKEAKLVFGGDPEHPAIKYLNTKVEEYYIGGKLEAVNKLNHYDYVGLRYTPAELRIHFDKLGWTRVVAFQTRNPMHRAHRELTVRAARARQANVLIHPVVGLTKPGDIDHFTRVRAYQALLPRYPNGMAALALLPLAMRMGGPREAVWHAIIRKNHGATHFIVGRDHAGPGKNSKGQEFYGPYDAQHAVEKYRAELGIEVVEFQQVTYLPDTDEYMPKDEVPAGTKTLDISGTELRNRLRTGAHIPEWFSYPEVVKILRESSPPRALQGFTIFLTGYMNSGKDAIARALQVTLNQQGGRSVTLLLGDTVRHELSSELGFSREDRHTNVQRIAFVAGELTRAGAAVIAAPIAPYEHSRKAAREAVQSTGGSFFLVHVNTPLEYCEATDKRGIYAKARRGEIKGFTGVDDPYEAPTNANLVVDVSKQSVRSIVHEIILMLESEGYFERL, via the exons ATGGCTAACACTCCTCACGGTGGTGTCCTCAAGGACCTCATCGCTCGCGATGCTCCCCGCCACGACCagctcgaggccgaggccgccacTCTTCCCTCCATCGTGCTCACTGAGCGCCAGCTGTGCGATCTTGAATTGATCATGAACGGTGGTTTCAGTCCTCTTGAGG GTTTCATGAACCAGAAGGACTACGACGG CGTCGTCGCCGAGTCTCGTCTTGCCGACGGCAACCTCTTCTCTATGCCCATTACTCTGGATGCTTCCAAGGCAGTCATTGAACAGGCCGGCCTTAAGCCTGGCTCCCGTGTCACCCTGCGTGACTTCCGTGACGACCGCAACCTTGCTATTCTTACAATTGACGACATCTACCGCCCTGACAA ggagaaggaggccaAGCTCGTCTTCGGCGGTGACCCAGAGCACCCCGCCATCAAGTACCTGAACACCAAGGTCGAGGAGTACTACATCGGTGGAAAGCTCGAGGCAGTCAACAAGCTTAACCACTACGATTATGTCGGCCTCCGCT ACACCCCCGCGGAACTCCGTATTCACTTCGACAAGCTCGGCTGGACCCGAGTTGTCGCCTTCCAGACCCG AAACCCTATGCACAGAGCTCACCGTGAATTGACCGTCCGTGCCGCTCGCGCCCGCCAAGCTAATGTCCTTATCCACCCTGTCGTCGGTCTCACCAAGCCCGGTGACATTGACCACTTCACCCGTGTCCGTGCCTACCAGGCCCTTCTTCCCCGCTACCCCAACGGAATGGCGGCTCTTGCTCTCTTGCCCCTTGCTATGCGCATGGGCGGTCCCCGTGAGGCTGTCTGGCACGCTATCATCCGTAAGAACCACGGTGCCACCCACTTCATTGTTGGCCGTGACCACGCCGGTCCTGGTAAGAACTCCAAGGGTCAGGAGTTCTACGGCCCCTACGATGCTCAGCACGCGGTCGAGAAGTACCGCGCGGAGCTCGGTATCGAGGTCGTTGAATTCCAGCAAGTCACCTACCTCCCCGACACCGATGAGTACATGCCCAAGGACGAGGTTCCTGCGGGCACCAAGACCCTCGACATCTCCGGAACTGAACTCCGTAACCGTCTCCGTACCGGTGCTCACATCCCTGAGTGGTTCTCTTACCCCGAAGTTGTCAAGATCCTGCGCGAGTCTAGCCCCCCTCGCGCCCTCCAGGGTTTCACCATCTTCCTTACCGGTTACATGAACTCCGGCAAGGACGCCATCGCTCGTGCTCTCCAGGTCACTCTCAACCAGCAGGGTGGACGCTCTGTCACACTCCTCCTTGGTGACACTGTCCGCCACGAGCTCTCCTCTGAGCTGGGCTTCAGTCGTGAGGACCGCCACACCAacgtccagcgcatcgctTTCGTCGCCGGTGAACTCACCCGCGCCGGTGCCGCTGTTATCGCTGCCCCCATTGCTCCCTACGAGCACTCCCGCAAGGCGGCCCGTGAGGCTGTCCAGAGCACCGGTGGCTCTTTCTTCCTGGTTCACGTCAACACTCCCCTCGAATACTGTGAGGCCACTGACAAGCGCGGTATCTACGCCAAGGCCCGCCGCGGTGAAATCAAGGGCTTCACCGGTGTCGATGACCCCTACGAGGCCCCCACCAACGCCAACCTTGTGGTCGACGTTTCCAAGCAGAGCGTTCGTTCCATTGTCCATGAGATCATCCTCATGCTCGAGAGCGAGGGCTACTTTGAGCGTCTGTAG
- a CDS encoding uncharacterized protein (transcript_id=CADANIAT00005661) yields MPKDSHLLSPMSRALLRAARAGCIYIRQVSKDIDDEEKETTDPEEQQTQQNMERNFSLRKWTTVPKHLEAPEVEFLAKRRPGLPSLYGAAAGTVDGAGSVPMRKTRFKKVDPDTGNILIYAAWVPEGHKIEGEITGDSQVTAESNQVTVTPQAPAPGTVIEGVGVVDAQGVVVAAADSPAVITPQKRRPPPPKRKGKGLKGRRKKVMFAPGEGADAALVHGAGAGDSAANYGKETDSSRMSVDQTTQDEEDEEGDEGEESDDGEGDESGFDAKTPETPGPQPSTEPELTPISASAKTGTTADSHAPQVSQASEPDTEPSQASAQQAASLQPSGHVPVAPISMTDSSRLDQDTQVTSTERLSEDVHMADATTAETTLRASPKPSLETQLQPAPGVAQPLSPEKAPSAQQQTSQAPVLEASGIGVENAQPPATEQTDVTMEEARESVPEPSEAMPENTNLQTVAPESSLPGQASANESTPPEADQQPSGSEFNLLDNLEASLNNPRQETLSDVQKGAISEQKTGVLPSQETITAPGEAASGPTETSTEAETTRSAETKELSREDPVAPPVEQLTPPGADQITPLETSEQKPQQAPPTIEQYQPEKLAGTPTHPEPGPATPAFNVAPEGQAERPPVLVPVPAEATTSAEAIAKPQSPTVEGHSPQHSTEPAVEKKQEQQTSTTPSPTEPATTSAAEQPQPQATAQHTPKELSRPQTETSPASNVEPGEGSQGEATQAQMNGEHGTSGDGPSPNGERQTE; encoded by the coding sequence ATGCCGAAAGATAGTCATCTCCTGAGCCCGATGAGTCGGGCGCTGCTACGCGCGGCTCGTGCAGGGTGCATATACATCCGCCAAGTTTCGAAGGAcattgacgatgaggaaaaggagaCTACGGACCCGGAGGAACAGCAAACCCAGCAAAACATGGAGCGTAATTTCTCCTTGCGCAAGTGGACGACGGTCCCTAAGCACTTGGAGGCCCCAGAAGTGGAATTTCTagcaaagagaagaccgGGCTTGCCGTCACTGTATggtgctgcagctgggacGGTCGATGGTGCTGGCTCAGTCCCAATGAGGAAGACTCGCTTCAAGAAAGTTGACCCCGACACGGGTAATATTCTAATCTATGCGGCCTGGGTTCCTGAAGGACACAAGATCGAAGGAGAAATTACTGGCGATAGTCAAGTAACCGCGGAGAGCAACCAAGTTACTGTTACTCCTCAAGCTCCCGCCCCAGGTACAGTCATTGAGGGGGTTGGCGTTGTCGATGCGCAGGGGGTAGtagttgcagcagcagattcACCAGCCGTTATTACTCCACAAAAACGACGGCCGCCGCCTCCCAAGCGTAAGGGTAAAGGTTTGaaaggaaggaggaagaaggtcatGTTTGCTCCGGGCGAAGGCGCAGACGCAGCGCTTGTTCATGGAGCCGGCGCTGGCGACAGCGCTGCGAACTATGGCAAGGAAACGGATTCCTCGCGTATGTCTGTAGATCAGACAACacaggatgaggaggatgaggagggtgatgagggtgaggagagcgatgatggagagggagacGAGTCTGGCTTTGATGCGAAAACCCCGGAGACACCTGGACCACAGCCCAGCACGGAACCTGAGCTGACACCTATTTCTGCCTCAGCCAAGACAGGAACGACTGCTGATTCGCACGCACCGCAAGTATCGCAGGCGTCGGAGCCAGATACAGAACCTTCACAAGCATCAGCACAACAAGCTGCGTCATTACAGCCCTCTGGCCATGTGCCAGTCGCACCGATCAGTATGACTGATTCTTCTCGTCTGGATCAAGATACTCAAGTAACATCTACAGAACGTTTGTCAGAGGACGTTCATATGGCGGACGCCACGACCGCCGAGACTACCTTACGCGCTTCTCCGAAACCATCTTTAGAAACCCAACTGCAGCCAGCACCAGGAGTTGCTCAACCCCTGAGTCCAGAGAAGGCGCCATcagcgcagcagcaaacTTCACAGGCTCCGGTTTTAGAAGCATCAGGAATTGGAGTTGAGAACGCTCAGCCCCCAGCTACCGAACAAACAGACGTGACCATGGAGGAAGCGCGTGAATCAGTTCCTGAACCTTCGGAAGCCATGCCTGAAAACACGAATCTTCAAACAGTCGCTCCGGAATCTTCATTACCTGGTCAAGCCTCAGCAAACGAATCCACCCCTCCAGAGGCAGATCAACAGCCGAGCGGAAGCGAATTCAATCTCTTGGACAACTTAGAGGCGAGCCTAAACAATCCCCGTCAGGAAACCCTAAGCGACGTGCAGAAGGGAGCTATTTCAGAACAAAAGACAGGGGTTCTGCCTAGCCAAGAAACTATAACAGCACCTGGAGAGGCTGCTTCTGGGCCAACGGAGACATCAACGGAAGCCGAGACCACGAGAAGCGCAGAGACAAAGGAGTTATCTCGCGAAGACCCTGTGGCGCCACCTGTCGAGCAACTGACGCCGCCAGGAGCAGACCAAATCACCCCGCTGGAAACCTCAGAACAGAAGCCGCAGCAAGCACCTCCCACCATTGAGCAATACCAACCGGAGAAATTGGCAGGGACCCCCACACATCCAGAGCCCGGTCCAGCGACCCCAGCCTTTAATGTTGCACCAGAAGGACAGGCAGAAAGACCACCAGTGCTGGTCCCAGTTCCGGCAGAGGCCACGACGTCAGCTGAAGCAATCGCAAAGCCACAGTCACCCACTGTTGAGGGACACTCGCCTCAACACTCGACTGAACCTGCGGTGGAGAAAAAACAGGAACAGCAAACGAGTACTACACCAAGTCCTACTGAGCCTGCTACGACATCTGCGGCAgaacaaccacaaccacaggCTACCGCCCAACATACTCCCAAGGAACTCTCAAGGCCACAAACTGAAACGTCTCCCGCCTCTAATGTTGAGCCTGGAGAAGGATCACAAGGCGAAGCTACTCAAGCACAAATGAACGGCGAACACGGGACGTCTGGCGATGGACCCTCACCGAACGGCGAACGGCAGACTGAGTGA